A genomic window from Yarrowia lipolytica chromosome 1D, complete sequence includes:
- a CDS encoding uncharacterized protein (Partial Line element), with translation MNGFDTQPDALAHPEVAPDVTQFLPPATPLNTEATNNGLPHDHTSPNTTNQTQPPPGSIHEGRPRGGHTTSSFSGEPSHTTLGKKHIAVFQTASSEVPVQILNPDRSENRLCWLPSQEVAKFIDGRCPTFLSTCHFKVFHDGATLSSVDEIVEPPNSPPNPPRVTTLHEVDTMLRPGQNQ, from the coding sequence ATGAACGGCTTTGACACCCAGCCTGACGCACTTGCTCACCCTGAAGTAGCCCCTGATGTCACCCAGTTTCTTCCCCCCGCTACCCCGCTTAacaccgaggccaccaacaacggcctTCCCCACGACCACACCAGTCCCAACACGaccaaccaaacacaaccccccCCCGGAAGTATCCACGAGGGccgaccccgaggagggcacaccacctccagttTCTCTGGCGAGCCCTCTCACACCACGCTCGGCAAGAAGCACATTGCGGTCTTCCAGACCGCCTCGAGCGAGGTTCCGGTGCAAATCCTGAACCCGGACAGGTCGGAGAACagactctgctggctgcCTTCTCAGGAGGTAGCAAAGTTCATTGACGGGAGGTGCCCGACATTCCTGTCTACATGCCACTTCAAAGTTTTCCACGACGGTGCGACACTCAGCTCggtagacgagattgtAGAACCCCCGAACAGTCCCCCGAACCCCCCTAGGGTGACCACTCTCCATGAGGTGGACACAATGCTCCGACCGGGGCAGAACCAGTAA
- a CDS encoding uncharacterized protein (Partial Line element) yields the protein MSFTSTTTPSKAPCKSTQAKMKSPNVKVITANIGGFKMAEALNRLPDTIVNIIRTTHYPDLVLLQETNWVDSSLQTAQQIISNSPYPGGRHYTLLGSTAGVSNRSVGVGLVYSDNVTITNFTTVFEYFPALDNRLCLADVHIKGTDRHLSLINVYAPNEQGASPFTNRQFYQSLDDYLRLHPCQYPLIAAGDWNAVASNDGRIGEKVTTHLKDFLANWDLLDTYTLISKHRKGLYTHTNNSRGAGRRLDQLHISSTLSQWIKSTQLVTNKQGHNITKSSHHAVQFVFNFGNLTQRQDRGPGTWRMPWWVFDTEYIAWLKFHVKSILKRYGPLKPSLKLQCLKENIKVTIQQEAKNRALRDSNHPDNRRREALMATASDWQAYPANEPYPMLHARVEQSKQQMEIHSLRNHQGRVKTDTSSLCDISARYFDNIFDRAADINDTDDSAFLDLFPEETRRVNTANPSLDSSFTKEEIFDTIKASTHNSAPGPDGIPYRFYRDCWDELGDLMTDVYNEAGADSPISTERNTAIIKLLYKSGDQADISNYRPISLINTEVKIYTQLINKAIQNILPDSIHGAQNGFVPGRHITNNLDTMDHFCNAYSQLNMGWVVGSLDFRKAYDTISQSWVIKTLRNVGVSELMINRILAVQQNAVTRINIRGVLSRPVRIKIGVRQGCPLSPTLFIIAVDALVRRLDREMFGLAPGLPLSHHHTTGHRPPQPPTHPEAVAAGHMKVSAFADDIAVFLNNIQDVATVGRVLCLFQRVSGLTLNPSKTVLQKIGPPDCFVPLTFIDAEWQRTIDATWPTDNNTRQAPTLRTSDNIFRYLGVHFGNRERLDTHYAQIKEDLKESLRRLSLWGLPYYSKAWMINIYFFSKLNFLGPYVSQIDNTFIRELNELACDKINKLSPDKTRKTFSNGFIQTPVGRGGLNLRDMGRFMVCLKAARAYRFFHGSSPALWDCTFQFYSRTHSLTQEKPHQRVDCRFPTGQAWGYAASPTMRDAIRASFELNKPLTAEHANPREDHEPSTTDTVNHRIWERNQVNVRAAESFREAHVDIAAARRYHPVRMVSTAEIDHLRWSMGPLTLENFMFHKTSSPDLPNFPHTLARPKKWTQRSDYGGISDDMVWQEVMHDLRKHYIADANKAQVLHLMRISRLPLVKWRYPDDHVFTKKNPGCGLCDKAIIQDLHEHIFCKCEVLLSMLTRMKIPSVDSLKDWIFTESKCGVLPSFPGHVNSDAPRKHQQVKTRKYLRELAYGIWKMERSLRYSGDDATLGHVQQGLLQFLKEAQMCFYDGQPPALHDERE from the coding sequence ATGTCTTTCACCTCTACTACCACCCCTTCTAAAGCCCCATGTAAGAGCACCCAGGCCAAAATGAAATCTCCGAATGTTAAAGTCATCACGGCTAACATCGGCGGTTTTAAGATGGCGGAAGCGCTTAACCGATTACCCGACACCATTGTAAACATTATTCGAACTACTCACTACCCcgatctcgtccttcttcaagagaCGAACTGGGTGGACTCCTCCCTACAAACCGCTCAACAAATCATTTCAAACTCGCCCTACCCGGGGGGCAGACACTACACCCTCCTCGGCTCCACAGCTGGTGTTTCTAATAGAAGCGTCGGCGTGGGGCTAGTCTATTCCGAcaacgtcaccatcacaaacTTTACAACAGTTTTTGAATACTTCCCAGCCCTAGACAACAGACTGTGTTTGGCCGACGTGCACATCAAAGGCACCGACAGACACCTATCGCTGATCAACGTATACGCACCAAACGAGCAGGGAGCCTCCCCCTTCACTAACCGGCAGTTCTACCAGTCACTAGACGACTATCTACGCCTCCATCCCTGCCAATACCCCCTGATAGCGGCAGGCGATTGGAACGCGgtcgcctccaacgacggcaGGATTGGCGAAAAAGTGACGACTCACCTTAAGGACTTCTTAGCTAACTGGGACTTACTAGACACCTACACTCTAAtcagcaaacacagaaaaggcctctacactcacaccaacaacagccgcgGAGCTGGCAGGCGCCTGGATCAGCTGCACATCTCTTCGACACTCTCACAGTGGATCAAATCCACACAACTGGtaaccaacaagcagggtcACAACATCACGAAGTCCTCTCACCACGCGGTCCAATTCGTCTTTAACTTTGGCAACCTCACCCAGCGACAAGACAGAGGCCCAGGCACCTGGAGGATGCCCTGGTGGGTTTTTGATACAGAGTACATTGCTTGGCTCAAGTTCCACGTCAAATCCATTCTGAAGCGATATGGTCCTTTGAAGCCCAGCCTGAAGCTGCAATGCCTGAAAGAAAACATTAAGGTCACCATCCAACAGGAAGCCAAAAACCGCGCACTTCGAGATTCCAACCACCCAGACAACAGACGCCGCGAGGCCCTcatggcaacagcctcaGACTGGCAAGCCTACCCAGCTAACGAGCCATACCCGATGCTCCATGCTCGGGTCGAACAATCCAAGcaacagatggagatccacTCCCTACggaaccaccaaggccgagtgaagaccgacacctcctctctctgcgACATCTCAGCTCGATACTTTGACAACATCTTCGACAGAGCTGCCGATATCAacgacaccgacgacagcgcCTTTTTAGACCTCTTCCCCGAAGAAACCCGGAGGGTGAATACAGCTAACCCAAGCCTGGACTCGTCTtttaccaaggaggagatcttcgATACCATCAAGGCGTCTACGCACAACAGCGCGCCAGGGCCAGACGGCATCCCGTACAGGTTCTACCGCGACTGCTGGGATGAGCTGGGGGACTTGATGACGGACGTCTACAACGAAGCTGGAGCCGACTCGCCCATCAGCACCGAACGCAACACCGCTATCatcaaactactgtacaagtcggGAGATCAGgccgacatctccaactacaggcCTATTTCTTTGATCAACACAGAGGTGAAGATCTACACACAGCTCATTAACAAAgccatccagaacattCTTCCGGACAGCATTCACGGCGCCCAAAACGGTTTCGTACCGGGTCGACACATCACTAACAAtctcgacaccatggaTCATTTTTGCAACGCCTACTCCCAGCTGAACATGGGTTGGGTCGTAGGATCACTGGACTTCCGGAAAGCCTACGACACTATCAGCCAGAGTTGGGTGATAAAGACGCTTCGAAATGTGGGTGTCTCGGAACTGATGATCAACCGTATCCTAGCTGTACAACAGAACGCAGTAACGAGAATCAACATCAGAGGTGTCCTATCTCGCCCAGTCCGCATCAAGATCGGAGTGAGACAAGGAtgccctctctctccaaccctcttcatcatcgcAGTAGACGCACTTGTGCGTCGTCTGGACCGAGAGATGTTTGGACTGGCCCCAGGCCTGCCACtatcccaccaccacaccactgGGCACAGGCCGCCACAACCCCCTACTCACCCggaggcagtggcagctggACACATGAAGGTGTCGGCTTTCGCGGACGACATAGCGgtgttcctcaacaacatccaggacgTGGCCACGGTTGGTAGAGtgctctgcctcttccaacggGTCTCAGGCCTCACACTAAACCCGTCAAAGACGGTGCTTCAGAAGATCGGCCCCCCCGATTGTTTTGTTCCACTAACCTTTATTGACGCAGAATGGCAGCGAACAATTGACGCCACCTGGCcaaccgacaacaacacacgacAGGCCCCGACGCTCCGGACATCTGACAACATTTTCCGGTACCTCGGAGTACACTTCGGAAATCGCGAAAGGTTGGACACGCACTAcgctcagatcaaggaggacctcaaggagtcgcTGCGACGCCTTTCACTATGGGGTCTCCCCTATTACAGCAAGGCGTGGATGATCAacatctacttcttctcgaaactGAATTTCCTTGGACCCTACGTCAGCCAGATCGACAACACCTTCATCCGAGAGCTGAACGAACTAGCGtgcgacaagatcaacaaatTATCACCCGACAAAACACGCAAAACCTTCAGCAATGGTTTCATCCAAACTCCGgtaggcagaggaggactgAACCTGCGGGACATGGGACGTTTCATGGTGTGCCTGAAGGCCGCTCGGGCTTACAGGTTCTTCCATGGCTCATCGCCGGCCCTTTGGGACTGCACCTTCCAGTTCTACAGCAGAACTCACAGTCTCACACAGGAAAAGCCACACCAGCGCGTCGACTGCCGCTTTCCGACAGGCCAAGCTTGGGGCTACGCAgcctcccccaccatgcGAGACGCAATCagagcttctttcgagctcaacaagccccTCACCGCGGAACATGCCaaccctcgagaagatcacgAGCCCTctacaacagacacagttaATCACAGAATCTGGGAACGAAACCAGGTGAAcgtgagagcagcagaatctttCCGGGAAGCACACGTCGACATCGCAGCCGCGAGACGATACCATCCGGTCAGAATGGTGTCCACAGCGGAAATCGACCACCTCCGGTGGAGCATGGGACCACTTACTCtagagaacttcatgtttcacaagacctcgtctcccgacttgccaaacttcccacacacacttgcACGACCGAAGAAGTGGACTCAACGAAGCGACTACGGGGGCATCTCtgacgacatggtctgGCAGGAGGTAATGCATGACCTTCGAAAACACTACATcgccgacgccaacaaagcacaagttcttcacctcatGCGGATATCTCGACTTCCGCTCGtgaaatggagataccctgacgaccacgttttcaccaagaagaatccAGGATGCGGGCTCTGTGATAAGGCCATCATTCAGGATCTGCACGAGCATATCTTCTGCAAGTgcgaagttcttctttccatgttgaccaggatgaagattccgtcagtggactctctaaaggactggatctttaccgagtcgaaatgtggagtactcccctctttcccagggcatgtgaacagtgacgccccccggaaacatcaacaagtcaagacACGCAAATATCTGCGGGAATTGGCTtatgggatctggaagatggagagatcccTCCGGTACTCAGGGGACGACGCCACcctgggacatgtccaacagggtttgcttcaattcctgaaggaagcccagatgtgtttctacgatggacaaccgccagcacttcacgatgagcgagagtag
- a CDS encoding uncharacterized protein (Compare to YALI0D17798g, no similarity) yields the protein MDRLMKAKARHTSTCAGSEKPNQRLSTSTHSSLNSQFSYNSYPESTYSAQSGGVSPTSQKPMVVLGDSLIVEKKLDSATATSTTTPSSHNTDSVADIYDSYADNKRLSMGSFSSSGSDLSDLSNDFLLQAIKDSTTGATGAIKMDFHQSHQGHRQTADQSEKFQGLGYQTEIVYTHVSESQMHQLQPTVTQESTGSEKMKADISSRLRTLKGRFIK from the coding sequence ATGGACAGACTCATGAAGGCCAAGGCTAGACACACGTCGACGTGTGCCGGCAGCGAAAAACCCAACCAGCGACTGTCGACATCAACCCACTCATCTCTCAACTCACAGTTTTCCTATAACAGCTATCCCGAGTCCACCTACAGCGCCCAGAGCGGTGGCGTTTCTCCCACCTCCCAAAAACCAATGGTGGTTCTAGGTGACTCTCtcattgtggagaagaagctggactCCGCCACAGCTacctccacaaccaccccCTCCTCTCACAACACCGACTCGGTCGCAGACATCTACGACAGCTATGCGGACAACAAGCGTCTGTCTATGggctccttctcgtcgtcgggATCGGACTTGTCGGACCTCAGCAACGACTTCCTGCTGcaggccatcaaggactcGACGACCGGCGCCACCGGCGCCATCAAAATGGACTTccaccagagccaccagGGCCACAGACAGACCGCAGACCAGTCGGAAAAGTTCCAGGGTCTGGGCTACCAGACCGAAATCGTCTACACACACGTTTCCGAGTCTCAGATGCACCAGCTGCAACCCACCGTCACACAAGAGTCGACCGGCTCGGAAAAGATGAAGGCCGACATCTCCTCGAGACTTCGCACATTGAAGGGGAGATTCATCAAGTAA